The following is a genomic window from Devosia neptuniae.
TGGCCGCACGGCGTCGGCATTCGCCTGCCCGCTCTCCCGCGCCGCCCGGGCCGCGGCGATTTCAGGTTCGAGATCGGCACGGATGGCGGCTTTCTGTTCGGCGGAAAGGCTGGTGCTGGCGTCCAGCTGCGCCAGCGGTCCGGCAAAGATGGCGTTGAATTCGGGCTCCGGCATGCTCGCCATGAAGCCGGTCAGCACTGCGTCATGGGCGGTGATCCAGCTGTCATGGTCAAAGCCCGCGGCGGGGATCAGCTCGCCGTTCTGGGTATCATAGTCAAACACTTCGCCGCCTCCGCCGTAATAAATGGGCTCGCCGCTGATGGCGGCCACTTGCTCCATGATGCCCACGACAATTTCGGCTTCCCGCTGGTCGAGGGCCCAGCCCGGTCCGGTCAAAGCCAGCACCGCAAGGAAGCCCAGCGATACCGATCTGAACATTGTGATCATCGTGTTCATCCTCAAAATACCGCCTTGAGGCCAAGGCTGCCGCCAATGCTGGCATCTTGGCCACGGGTTGCCGCATTGACCGATAGCGAAAGGCCGACATTGTCGCTCAGTTTGTGATCGAGATCGGCGCCGATCCGCAGCCAGGTCTGGCCCTGCTGGCCGCCGCCCATGCTGAAGTCGAACAGCCCGATCACATTGCCATTGGCTGCCGCCCCATCGCCGACACGGTGGGCGACTTCCAAAGTCGTGCTCAGCGCGGTGCTGGCCGAGAATTCGGTCACCGCCGTCAGGCCCAGCCGCGCCTCATAGGAGGTCAGCGATTGTCCATCGAAGCGAGCGGGGAAGGGGCCACCGCTTTCGACGAAACCGTCAATATCGGTGCGCCCGGCCGCGATGGAGGCCCATGGGTTGAGCGTCGTATTGCCGATGGTGGCCGCTTCCAGCCAGTCGGCACGCAGCCGGATGACGCCGCTGCCCAGATCGGTCTGGCCGTCGGAATAGGCCGTCGCCGCGCCATTGCTATAGCCACGCTGCAGCTCGGCCTGCCAGCCGCCCAGCATGCCGGTGAGCGAGAACAGCAAGGGCGTGCCATCGGGCTGCCAATCGACCTCGCCCAGCAGATATTGCCCCGATAGATCGCTGTGGCCGCCATGGGCCAGATCCTGCCAGGAATGGCTGGTGCCCACGCTGATGCCGGCGCGCACCGCGCCACCGAACAGATCGGTACAGGCGCCGATCTCGGCCAGGCCGAGGCCCGTGCCACTATCGCCGTGCCGGGCTAGGTCGCCCGTCGCCCAGACGCAGGATTCCTGCGACAGGCTTTTCTGGCTCAGCAGCGGCCGGTGATGGGCGCCATTGAACGGCAACCAGGCCAGAAACTGGCCGGCATTGGCAATCTGGGTGCTCGAGAACAGGGAGCGATGATACTCCTCGATGTCCATCAAACCACCGCCGGGGCCAGGCCCCGGGCCGGGACCGGGGCCAGGACCGGGATCGGGCGGAATGACCCGGGCGATATAGCCCCTGAGCTCGCCATCCGGCGTGGACATCCGGCCCACGATGACATTGCCGTCGCCCGATACGTCGTTGGCGTTTATCAGGTGATCCGTGCCGACATCGACACCGGCGGCCTCCAGCCATTCAGAAACAGCGATCATCCCGGTCGCCTCGCTCCACCGGAACGCCGTATTTTGTCCGTCGGCGACCAATGATTCTCCGACCACGACGTCGCCAGTGCCCGATAGGGCGTAGGCCCAACTGTGGTCGCCGCCCAACGTTCCCAGATCGTACATCTGCATGTTGGCGGCCACGCCGCCGGTGGCCCCCTCGACCCAGCGAAAGGCGTGATAGTTGCCGTCGCCGTCGTCGCTGTATCCCACCACCACGCTGCCGTTGTCGGAGATATCGGAACCGAAGGCGGAGTCGCCGGCCGTGCCGGTCAGGGTGCCCAATCCCATGACGTCGCCATTGCCATTCTCGATGTCGTCGACATCCCAGCGTATGGGTTGCCAGCCATCGGCGCCGTTCTCGCTGCCGATGACATAGCGGCCGTCGCGGGAGATGCCCTCGACATAGTGATCTGTCGCGAGATCGCTGAGTTCCTGCAACTGATACATCTGGGCGTTGCCGGCAACGCCGGTCGTGGCGCCACTGATCCAGACAAACCCCCGAATGTCGGCATCGGCGCGGCTGGCGCGGCCGACCACGATATTGCCGTCACCGGACACGTCAAAGGCCCAGCTTCGATTGCCGCCGAGTGTGCCGATATATTCGATGCCTTCAGTGGCGCTCCAGCGGAACGCCCCGGCCTCCGCCAAGGCGGTATTGTAGCCGACGACCACTGAAGCATCGTCCGAAATACCGCTGGCGTAAGAGCTGGAGAAGACATCCGTGTCGAGATCCACCGGCAGCCCGTCTGGCCCCCACACTGTCGCCCGGAACAGACCGGACGATTCTCTGGACCATTGTCCGATCACATGGGTGCCCGCCCGGTTTATCCCGGATAGATAAATTCCCCCTGGACCCGCCTCGGGTGAATAGACGTAGTCGATGCGGCTTTGCGCCTCAGTGCGCGGCATCCCGATCAGTACACCGGTCCCGGCAATTGCCACCAGCGCCGTGCCACGCCGCAGCGCTGCCAGCCGTTTCCGTCTCGTCTTCATCCCCTGCAGCCCCTTGCCCTCGCTCCCAAATCGGGGAGCCTCAAGGCTGCGGTAGTTGCCCGCGCGCCCGCGATCAACGCGGGGAACGCTGCGGCATAACATTTGCCGTTCCGCATAATCGGCGCAAGGCAGGCGGCCGCTTCCCTCCCCTTGAGGGGTGTTCATTCTAGACTGCTTGCAGCTATCGGCTCTTTCCTTCGCTCTCCCTTGATGGGGAGTGTTTACTCGGGACTCGCCCCACCCACGGTGTCACCCCGGCGCAGGCCGGGGCCCATCCCGAGATGCTGCGGCGGCCGCAAGGTGTGTGAGCGGGGTGCCGGGATGGCGCTTATCAGGCGATCTGGCGGCGAGTTTGGACAGCTCAGGATGGGTCCCGGCCTGCGCCGGGATGACACCGCGTTCTTGAAGGCGTCCGGAGCGAACACTGCCCCTTGAAGGGGAGGGCCGGCGTGGGGGTGGTTGCCGCTTCGGCGCTAAGCTCGCCTAGCGGTCGCTCTCGCGGACGCGGCGGTAATAGCCGGGTGGCACGCCGAAGCGGCGGCGGAAGGCGGTGACGAAATTGCTCGCCTGGTTATAGCCCAGCTCCCAGGCCAATTGCTTGAGCGGCAGGGTGGAGCCGGCCTCCAGCGCCGCCCGGGCGGCATCCAGCCGGGCATCGCGCAGATAGTCGAAAATCGTGGTGCCGAACAGCAGCCGGAAGCTGCGGTTCAGCCGCCGCGGCGTCATGCCCACCGCAGCGGCCAGGCTCGCCAGGTCCGGCGGGTCGCGCAGGTCGGCCAATAGCCGCTCGCGCGCTTCGCGCACCCGGCGCAGTTCAGGCCCCAGCGGCATGGCGAGGCCGGTGCGCATTTCACCCAGAATATCGAATTGATGGGCCAGCAATTCGAGCACCTTGGCCTGCCGGTAGATATGGGCCATGGCCCCGCCATAAGCGGGCCGCAGCAGCGCCTGCGCCAGCGTGCGCATGGGCGCGGGCAGCGGTGCCGTCGCCGCCATGTCGTTGCGCTTGCCACTCAGGGCCTCGCGCACCGCGGGCGGCAGGTCGTTCTCGGCGCCCAGGAAATCGAGCGCCTCTTCTTCCAGCCGAATGGCCACGGCCTGCCAATCGCCTTGCGCCCGCACGTCATAGACAACCCGGCGCTCGATCGGCGTCAGCGAAAAGAAGCGGCCCTCCTCGCGCCAGCTCTGCTCGTCGCAACCCTCCATGGCCACGGTGCCAGCACCACCCAGCATGCCGCCCAGCACCATCTGGCCGGTATTGGACACGCCCTCCATGGCAATGCGAAAGGCGCTGCTGCCATCGGTTCCGGCGCGATAGAGCAGGATGCCGGGGAACATCTGCTTTTGCTCCATGAAGGCTCGCACCGGCCCGGCGGCGAAATTGATCCGCTCGTGCCGGCCGAAATCATGCCTCCATCTGCTATCGCCACTGGCAAACAGCCAATCCTGCATCCACCCGCCCCCAGAAGGTCAATCCGCGCCCCAAGCCTTTGCCGCATGGCGCGCGGGCCTTCACCAATAACGGCTTATGCGATTGTGCCATTTATTATGCGCAAAGGCACGTCTGGACTGTGGGGTGTTAATCCTGCTGCAGCCGGAACACGGATTCCCGCTCGATCAGCTTGGGCACGATCATGACGCGCTGGGGCGGCAATTGGCGGCGGGAACTGTTCATGCGTTCGAGCAGCAGGCGGAAGGCGGCTATGCCCATGTCCTCGCCCGGCAGGCGAATGGTGGTGAGAGGCGGGGAAATCTGCAAAGCCGCGGCGAAATCGCCATAGCCGATAATGGAAATATCCTCGGGCACCTTGTAGCCGAGCCGGTGCAGTTCGGAGATAACATGCACGGCCAGCCCGTCATGCGAGCAGAACAGGGCCGTGGGCCGATCCCCCTGCTCCAACAGGGTCTTGAAGGCGGTGGCAAAGCCTTCTTCGCCATATTGGATTTCATGCACCCGCGCGCCCGGGCAACCGACATAGGCTTCATTCAGCCCGAACAGGCGCTCCATGCGGCCGCGCAGCACGCGCGTGCCATGCACGAAGCCGACAATGCGGTGGCCCCGCTCGCGCAGATATTGGCCGATCGCGCTGCCCGCTTCGTGGTCGGCGCCGGTGACCTGGTCGACCGGATCGAGCGGGGACACCCAGCCCAGCCGTACGACGGGCTTACGCGTGCGCCGGAGCGCAGCCAGGGTTTCCTCGCCATGCTGGCCGACCAACACCATGCCCGCGCTGGCCCGGGCGACGTTCTCGATCTGCTCGGCGCTGCGCGTCCAGTGCAGTTGCACTTCATAGCCCGACAGGGCGGCTTCGGACTGGATGCCGTTCTGCATCTGCATCCAGAGTTCACTGTTTACCGGGTCATGATCGTGGAAAACGATATGGATCGCGGCGCGCGGCGCGGCGCCCGCGCCCTTGAAATAGCCCAGCTCCACCGCCTTGCTGCGCACCAGCGCACGGGTCTGTTCGCTGACGCCAACCTTGCCGGACAAAGCGCGCGAGACGGCGAATTTGGAAATGCCCAATTGGTCGGCGATAGCCTGAAGGGTGATTTTGCTCACGGATGCCTTCCTAAGATTTGTTAGGTAATAGCATGCCGCTTATTTATTGCAAGTTGCGAAAGTTGCATCATAAATTATGATTGTATATCAATATGATGGATGAAATTTGTAAGAATAAAAAATTCTTGAACGAAGGTTATTGACCTAACAGACGCAACTTTGCACGTTATCGTTATCCCAGAATAAGCGCTCGAAAAGAGCGTCGCGGATGAGGAGGAAAACGATGACCAGGATTTCCCGCAGAACCTTTCTGGCCGCCAGCGGTGCGGCGCTTGTCTTGCCCGCCATGCCCAGTTTCGCCCAGGCTGCGGCAAAGGAGGCGCCGGCTTTGGCCGAGGCCGTGGCAGCCGGCACCCTGCCGCCCGTGGCCGAACGCCTGCCGCTCAATCCCATGGTGGTCGAGCCCTTCGAGGGCGTTGGCCGTTATGGCGGGGATTTGCGGACGGCTTTGGTGGGCGGCGGCTCGCTCAACATGATGCATCGCTACCAGGGCTATGAGCCGCTGGTGCGCTACACGCCCGATTTCCTGGGCGTCATTCCCAATGTGGCGGAAAGCTTCGAGGCCAGCGCCGACGCCTCGGCCTATACGTTCAAGCTGCGCGAAGGCCACAAATGGTCCGACGGGCAGCCCTTCACCACCGATGACATCATGTTCTTTTATGAAGACGTGATGCTCAACGAGGAGTTGACGCCGTCTCCGCAGGGCCATCTGCGCTCGCCCGATGGCACCCAGGCCAAGTTCGAAAAGGTCGATGCGACCACGTTCCGCATCGTCTTCAGCCAGCCCAATGGCCTGCTGCCGCTGCGCCTGGCCTGGGCCAATGACGACCGCACCACACGCACGCCGCGCCATTATCTCGAGCAATTCCACATCAAGTACAATCCCGATGCGGACCAGATTGCGCGGGATCAGGGCATGACCGGCTGGGTGCAGCTGTTCCAGATCAAGAGCGGCATCGCCGTCGACGGCGAAATCTTCAAGAACAAGGAGATGCCGACCCTTTATGGCTGGACCGTCACCCAGCCCATCGGCGAGTCAGCCGAATTCGCCATCGCCCAGCGCAATCCCTATTATTTCAAGGTCGATACCGAGGGTAATCAGCTGCCCTATCTCGATCGCATCACCTATGCGGTGGCGGCCGACAATGAAGTGCTGTTGCTCAAGGCGCTGCAGGGCGAGATCGACCTGATCGATCAGTGGATCTGCACCCCCGCCAATCGCGCCGTGCTTTATGACGGGCAGGAAACCGGCCAATACGGTTTTTACA
Proteins encoded in this region:
- a CDS encoding AraC family transcriptional regulator, translated to MQDWLFASGDSRWRHDFGRHERINFAAGPVRAFMEQKQMFPGILLYRAGTDGSSAFRIAMEGVSNTGQMVLGGMLGGAGTVAMEGCDEQSWREEGRFFSLTPIERRVVYDVRAQGDWQAVAIRLEEEALDFLGAENDLPPAVREALSGKRNDMAATAPLPAPMRTLAQALLRPAYGGAMAHIYRQAKVLELLAHQFDILGEMRTGLAMPLGPELRRVREARERLLADLRDPPDLASLAAAVGMTPRRLNRSFRLLFGTTIFDYLRDARLDAARAALEAGSTLPLKQLAWELGYNQASNFVTAFRRRFGVPPGYYRRVRESDR
- a CDS encoding ABC transporter substrate-binding protein — its product is MTRISRRTFLAASGAALVLPAMPSFAQAAAKEAPALAEAVAAGTLPPVAERLPLNPMVVEPFEGVGRYGGDLRTALVGGGSLNMMHRYQGYEPLVRYTPDFLGVIPNVAESFEASADASAYTFKLREGHKWSDGQPFTTDDIMFFYEDVMLNEELTPSPQGHLRSPDGTQAKFEKVDATTFRIVFSQPNGLLPLRLAWANDDRTTRTPRHYLEQFHIKYNPDADQIARDQGMTGWVQLFQIKSGIAVDGEIFKNKEMPTLYGWTVTQPIGESAEFAIAQRNPYYFKVDTEGNQLPYLDRITYAVAADNEVLLLKALQGEIDLIDQWICTPANRAVLYDGQETGQYGFYTTTSTEPNEMVFQLNLTHKDTVKRALFQNKNFRAGLSHAIDRQAVIDTVFIGQGAPAQPSVRPEDPLYNEQLATQYTAFDLAKANELLDSVVPNKDGEGYRLDENGNRITLIFEIDQVRQTFVDSFQLVLPMIRAAGIDAQMRTMDRSLWEVRVRQGGEYDATVHKFGGNGGIVAILDPRYFFPNTTEAMYAKGWQIWYNDPSSPDAVEPPDATKRQFEAYNELRQTSDTAKQQELMKEILQIAADEFYVFGVTLPLDGYGIVANRLKNVAPSMPNSWGYPTPAPTNPEQYYIS
- a CDS encoding autotransporter domain-containing protein produces the protein MKTRRKRLAALRRGTALVAIAGTGVLIGMPRTEAQSRIDYVYSPEAGPGGIYLSGINRAGTHVIGQWSRESSGLFRATVWGPDGLPVDLDTDVFSSSYASGISDDASVVVGYNTALAEAGAFRWSATEGIEYIGTLGGNRSWAFDVSGDGNIVVGRASRADADIRGFVWISGATTGVAGNAQMYQLQELSDLATDHYVEGISRDGRYVIGSENGADGWQPIRWDVDDIENGNGDVMGLGTLTGTAGDSAFGSDISDNGSVVVGYSDDGDGNYHAFRWVEGATGGVAANMQMYDLGTLGGDHSWAYALSGTGDVVVGESLVADGQNTAFRWSEATGMIAVSEWLEAAGVDVGTDHLINANDVSGDGNVIVGRMSTPDGELRGYIARVIPPDPGPGPGPGPGPGPGGGLMDIEEYHRSLFSSTQIANAGQFLAWLPFNGAHHRPLLSQKSLSQESCVWATGDLARHGDSGTGLGLAEIGACTDLFGGAVRAGISVGTSHSWQDLAHGGHSDLSGQYLLGEVDWQPDGTPLLFSLTGMLGGWQAELQRGYSNGAATAYSDGQTDLGSGVIRLRADWLEAATIGNTTLNPWASIAAGRTDIDGFVESGGPFPARFDGQSLTSYEARLGLTAVTEFSASTALSTTLEVAHRVGDGAAANGNVIGLFDFSMGGGQQGQTWLRIGADLDHKLSDNVGLSLSVNAATRGQDASIGGSLGLKAVF
- a CDS encoding LacI family DNA-binding transcriptional regulator, yielding MSKITLQAIADQLGISKFAVSRALSGKVGVSEQTRALVRSKAVELGYFKGAGAAPRAAIHIVFHDHDPVNSELWMQMQNGIQSEAALSGYEVQLHWTRSAEQIENVARASAGMVLVGQHGEETLAALRRTRKPVVRLGWVSPLDPVDQVTGADHEAGSAIGQYLRERGHRIVGFVHGTRVLRGRMERLFGLNEAYVGCPGARVHEIQYGEEGFATAFKTLLEQGDRPTALFCSHDGLAVHVISELHRLGYKVPEDISIIGYGDFAAALQISPPLTTIRLPGEDMGIAAFRLLLERMNSSRRQLPPQRVMIVPKLIERESVFRLQQD